AAAAAGCTCAGGAAGCGAGACAGGCGATCGAGCGGAACCATAAAAAGGAATTAGGAATTGGGAGTTGGGAATTAGCAGCCGGGAGGCGGTATTCAGAATTCCCTCCCGGCTACCGAATTCTAGGTCCTTTTTTTCTCCCCTGAGATCAACTGGTAGACGTGATAGGCGATGCCGGTCGCCTCGTAGCCATCGAGCCCGTTGGCCTGAGCGATCCCGAACATTTGATACGCCAGCGCGGCGAACGGCATCGGTACCTGCATCTCGCGGGCCATGTCCAGTCCGAAGCCGACGTCTTTCGGCATCCACGACTTCCGCGGCTTGAAATTTCGGCTCACAAGCGTCTGGCACATGCGCTCGATCCCCTCCGAATGGCTCTGGGAA
The sequence above is drawn from the Candidatus Binatia bacterium genome and encodes:
- a CDS encoding NAD-binding protein, with translation SQSHSEGIERMCQTLVSRNFKPRKSWMPKDVGFGLDMAREMQVPMPFAALAYQMFGIAQANGLDGYEATGIAYHVYQLISGEKKRT